The genomic stretch GGACGCTGAACATCTAATTTAACTGTTGACCCTTTTTTACCGCGAATTTTTAATACTGCATCATAAAGCTCTAATCCTTCAATGCTTTTACCATCAATTTTTAAAATTTGATCGTTTGGTTTTAAACCAGCTTTCTCAGCCGGTGATTCCTTAAATGGTGCTACGATTGTAACCTTGCCATCTACCATGCTAACTTCTGCACCAATTCCTTCAAAGGATGAGTCAAGTGATTGTTCAAATTGCTTTGCTGTTTCCTTATTCATATAGGATGAATGAGGGTCATCAAGCGTCTGTACCATTCCTTGAATAGCACCTTCTAGTAATTTTTTTTCATCTACATCCTTATAATATTGGGATGATATAAGGTCATAGGCTTGCTTAATCTTTTCAAACTCACCATTTACATCTACATTGTTTGTCCCTGTAGCAGACGAGAGACTTGATAAACCAGCGCTTTGAGCACTTACATATTGTAATCCAAAATAAGTACCTGCTGCCCCAACTACAAGAGAGAGTATCATTAATAATGCCACTATTTTTCGATTCAAGCTCTTTCATCCTCCTCAACCCTGACCCATCTCTTTTTATTATAATAGATAGCCTTGAAACTATGTAATAAAAAGGATGCATGTGTTATTTGTAGCAAAAGGCACCACACAAATCAAGTGTGATGCCTTTTTGTTAAGATTTTATGATAAGCTTGTACAACATATGCACAAAATTAGAAGTTAATATAATTTTCAGGGTTTACAGCAGAGCTGCTTCCTTGCCAATCTCCTTTATGAAGTTCAAAGTGCAAATGTGCACCAAATGAACGACCTGTATTACCCATGTAGCCTAACTGTTGGCCTTTTCCGATTGATTGACCGCTAGACACATTATAACTTTCTAAGTGCGCATAGACTGATACCCAAGTTTGACCGTTGACGTTGTGACGTACAAATACAACATTTCCGAAAGATGATGAATAATACGCTCGAATAACTGTTCCATCCGCTACAGAGACAATTGGTACGCTACCGCCACGTTTTCCAATATCAATTCCGTAGTGCATGCGACCAAACGTTTCACGATAACCAAATCGAGATGTAACTGGGCCGTTAGCTGGGCGCATGAACGAACCACTTGTTACTGCTGGTGCTGGTGCAGCTTCTGCTTTTTGAGCTGGTGCTGCGCTTGGTGCAGATTTTGCTGCTGGCTGTGATTGACTAGCTTTCGCTTCTGCTTCAGCTTTTGCCTTTGCTTCTGCTGCCGCTTTTGCTTTTTCACGCTGCTCTTGCTCCCAAGCTGCCTTTTCACCTTCTGCTGCTTTCTTTTGGTCAGCTAATAGAGCTGCTTCTTCTTCTAAACCAACAATTTCATCGTTTGCTGATTGTTCTTGGGATTGTAAAGTAGCAATTAATTTATCTTTTTCAGCGACTTGCTTCTCAAGGTCTGCCGACAATGTTTCAAGTTCTTTTAACGCTTTTTCAAGTGAATCTAGCTTTGTTTGAACAGCTGTTTCTTTTGTTTGAAGCTCTTTTTTGTCTTGCTCATGCTGAATTAATAACTCACGGTCCGCTTCTACAATCGTAGACACTGCACTAACACGGCTAATGAAGTCACCAAAGCTTTGTGAACCTAGTAGAACTTGCATGTAATCTACTGAGCCACCGCTTTCCTGTAGTGCTACAGCTCGATCTTTTAGCAGTTCGTTTCGCTTTTCAATGCGTTCTTTTACTTCTTCAATTTCTTTTTTTAATTTTTCAATTTCTTTCTTTGTTTCTGATATTTCAGACTCACGACTGCGAATTTTCTCATTTGTCTCACCAATTTTTGCATCTAAACGCTTCATTTCGGCTTCTGTTTTTTTCTGTTGCTCTTGTAAAGATTTTATTTCTTCTTTACCTTCATTAATGTTTTTGTTTACATTTGAACTTTTTTCATTTAAATCGCTAATCTTTTTATCAATGTCTCCGTTTGCATAAGCGATATTCCCCGAACTTAACCATACACCACTTAGCCCGACAAAAGCCGCTGCTGTAACCGTTAATACTTTGCGTTTCATTTGCCTGTTCTCCTCATTTGTACATGTTTTTTATGTGCTTATCATCTTTATATGTAAGAAGACAAATCTAACGTTTAGGCTAGATTTGTCGTGGTACTGAATAATATAGTTTATTTTTTTAAGAATTTTCGAACTGATAGCATACTTCCCCAAACGCCGATAAATCCACCGATTACAGCAAGTAATAGCGCAATTTGAAGCGTGAATGGGAACGTTGGTAAAAGCTCAAAATATCCGTTGAATTTTGGCTCAGATTGATTGAATACAAACGTATACACACCAATTAAGACACCAATTGGTACAATTGAACCTAATAATCCAAGCAACAACCCTTCAATGAAGAATGGCCAGCGAATAAATAGGTTTGTTGCTCCTACTAATCTCATAATCTCAATTTCTTCACGACGAGCAACGATGGTAATCTTAATTGTATTAGAAATTAAGAACATTGCTGTGAAAAGCAAACCGATAATTAAAGCAATTCCAATGTTACGGGCAACTTCTAGGACGTTAAACAGCTTTTCAACTTCTCCTTGTCCGTATTGCACATTTGTAACATTTGAATATTTTTCAATCTCTGTAGCAACCTTAGCCACATCGTTTGGTGTTTTTGTTTTCACAATAAATACGTCATTTAATGGGTTTTGTTGTTCAAAAGGTTCAAATGCTTTACCTTCTTCACCCATGCTATCAATTAAGCTTTTGAGCTCTTTGTCTTTAGAAGAAAAAGACACCGTATCAACACGGCTAATTGCTTTTAATTCCTCTTCAATAGCCGACTGCTCTTCGTCTGTAGCTGCTGGATCGACATGTACTCGAATCTCAACGTCGTTTTCAATTAAATTGGCTACATGATTTAGGTTAAGCATAAGCGTTAAAAAGACACCAACTAGTAGTAAGGTAACTGTTACCGCACTAGCTGATGCAAAAGTCATCCACCCGTTTCGACTAAGACTTTTTGCTCCTTCTCGTAAGTGGCGACCGAATGTTCTAGCCTTCATATCCGTAATCACCTCTTACTTCATCACGCACAACTTTTCCATTTTCAATAGCAATTACTCGTTTACGAATTGCATTTACAATTTCACGATTGTGAGTTGCCATTAAAATTGTTGTACCGCTTTTATTAATTTCTTCAAAAATGTCCATAATCTCCCAAGATGTTTCAGGATCTAAGTTCCCTGTCGGCTCATCTGCAATGACCACTTTTGGTTTATTTACAATAGAACGCGCAATTGACACCCGCTGCTGCTCTCCACCAGATAATTCATCTGGGAATGCACGCATTTTATTTTTCAACTTTACAAGGTCAAGCACTTCCATTACGCGCTTTTTAATTTCCTCTGGGTGCTGCTCAATAACTTCTAAAGCAAACGCCACGTTTTCATATACCGTTAACTTCGGTAAAAGTTTAAAGTCTTGGAAAACAACCCCAATATTACGACGGAAGATTGGTACCTTGTGACTTTTAATTTTGGCTACGTTAGAGCCATTGACAATGATGTCGCCGGTAGAAGGTTTTTCCTCACGGTACATCATTTTAATGAATGTGGATTTACCCGCTCCACTTGGTCCTACGATATAAGCAAATTCACCTTGATTAATCTTGATGCTAATCCCATTGATTGCTTTCACACCGTTCGGATACGTTTTATAAACATTTTGCATTTCAATCATCAGTTATCACCTAATCAAGTGTGTTATTTTCATTCCCGTCTTTCGACAAAGAATTACAAAAAAAATCAAAAAAAACGACTCATTTCAGTTGCTTTCTCATTATAACATCACTTTTCGAGAATTTAAGCCCTAAAAATATTACATTTTCATTTCAAATATGACAATAGTCGGATTCACATAACCTGTTTTATCTCCCTAAAAAGACGTCTTCTATCAAGGAAATTAAAAGAAATAGCGGGACTATTTCCGCCTAAACTTTTGTAAAAAAATAAAACGAGAAGCTCTTTGCTCCTCGTTCTATATCATTTCTTTTCAGCTAACCATTCCGCAATTTTACTCGCTTCCTGTTCATTTACCAAGCCTTTTGGCATACTTCCTTTACCATTATTGATAATGTCTTCAATTTCTTCTTGTGAATATTTCGCGCCAGCCTTCTCAAGGTTTGGTCCTCTTGCACCTTCAAGATTTTGCCCATGACAACCTGAACAGTTTTGTTGATAAAGCTCTTCTCCACTTGCTTCAGAAGCTGTTTCAGAAGACTCATTACCTCCACCGCACGCTGCCAATGTAAGAGATGCTCCTGCAATGATTGCTAATGCTAATTTCTTCATGGCTATCCCTCCTCATTCCACAATAAAATTAACCATTTTTGTGAAGTTTTTCACTCTATTATAACCTACTTACGAACGTTTAAAACCCTCTCCCAGTACCTCTGAAGCGTCTGCAACAATGACAAATGCAGACGGGTCAATTGCTTTAACCGTTTGTTTCAATTTTGTGAATTCTGTTTGTTCAACAACAACCATTAAGATTGGTCGTTCTTCATCCGTATATCCTCCATAGGCTGACAAGCGTGTCACTCCGCGATCAATTGTATGTAAAATTTCGTGTCGCACTTCTTTCTCTTTATTCGTAATAATAAGTGCCATTTTCGAACGCCCGACGCCTACTTGGACAAGATCAATAGTTTTACTTGTGACATAAAGGCCGATTAGTGCATATAGTCCTCGCTCTAAATCAAATACCAAAGCAGCTGCAATCACAATGAGCCCATCAATTAAAGCCACACAAATACCGAGCGATAACGACGTATACTTGTGAATAATTTGTGCAGCTAAATCCGTGCCTCCGGTGGATGCATGCCCTCGAAACACAAGGCCTAATCCCCCCCCCACACCAATGCCACCAAACAACGCTCCAAGAAGAGGATCCGTTGTAGCTGGTTGAATATCACTTGTTAACAAGACAACAAAGGGTAAAAAAACCGTACCAACTAAAGTTCTAGCTCCAAATTGCCACCCAAGTAACAAAGCTCCTAAAAGAAAAAGCGGTACGTTAAAAGCCCACTGTACATAAGCAGGAGACCACCCAAATAAAGCATTTAAAATCGTACTGATCCCGCTCACACCACCCGATGCAATACGATTAGGTAGTAGAAATATATTAAAAGCTACCGCCACGATACTTGCACCAACAATAACATAGACAATTTGCAGCAATCGGTCAGATGCAGAAAATACGTCTCTTTGCGATCTTTTCATAATAGTCACCTCAGTTAACGACTTTTACCATAGCGTATGTAACTTTTAAGCAACTCATGCTGTCAGAAAAAACCCCTGGTTCCGCGCTTGCGCGAAAATCCAGGGGATAATACTACTCTTAAATATGTGAACGTAAGTACGCATCAATGAATAAATTAATATCTCCATCCATTACGCTTTGTGTATTTCCGATCTCAGTATTCGTACGGTGGTCTTTTACAAGGGAATATGGATGGAATACATAAGAACGAATCTGACTTCCCCAACCGATATCCTTTTGCTCACCACGAATTTCAGCTAGCTGCTCTTGCTGCTTTTCAATCTCTAACTGATAAAGCTTTGATTTTAACATTTTCATTGCTTGCTCACGGTTTTTAATCTGTGAACGCTCTGTTTGACAAGAAACAACTACATTAGTTGGTAGATGGGTAATACGAACAGCCGAATCCGTCGTATTGATATGCTGACCACCCGCACCACTTGCACGATACGTATCCACTTTTAAATCCTCTGTACGAATATCAATATTGATTTCGTCGTTAAACTCCGGCATGACATCACATGATACGAACGATGTGTGACGACGACCAGATGAATCGAACGGTGAAATACGCACAAGGCGGTGTACGCCTTTTTCTGCTTTTAAATAGCCATATGCATTATGACCCTTAATTAGTAACGTAACGCTTTTAATTCCAGCTTCATCTCCAGGAAGATAGTCTAACGTCTCAACCTTAAAGCCTTTTTTCTCTGCCCAGCGCGTATACATACGCAGTAGCATTGAGCCCCAGTCTTGAGATTCCGTTCCACCTGCACCAGGGTGAAGCTCTAAAATGGCGTTATTCTTATCGTAAGGCTCACTTAATAGAAGCTGCAGCTCAAATTCATTCATACCTGACGTTAACTCTTTTAACTCGTCAACCAGCTCGCTAGCTAAATCTTCATCGTATTCTTCTTTTACAAGCTCATACGATACTTGTAAATTTTCATATGTTTCATCTAAGTGATTAAATTGATTTACAGCATCTTTTAAGCCATTTGCTTCATTGATGACTGTTTGTGCTGCTTGCTGATCATCCCAAAAGCTTGGATCAGCCATTCTTTCATCTAGCTCATCGATACGAGCTTGCTTGTTATCGAGGTCAAAGAGACCCCCTAAAGTCCGCTAATCGCTTAGCTGTTTTCTCTAACTCTTGCTTAATTTCTACTAAATCCATCGTTCAAACACCTCTATCATATTTTTGACACACAGGAAGGAAATGGGGGCTGCCCATTTCCTTCCTGTGGGTTACTTATCTGTATGTGATTGTAACACAGTTTGCCGCTAAACCAATAACGCTTCCGTACTTTTATGCTTCTTTTCCGCAGCAGTTTTTATACTTCTTACCGCTTCCGCAAATGCACGTATCGTTACGACCTACATCAACCGCGTTAACTTTTGGCTTTTTTTTCGCAGGTGCATCCCCTTCTTTCGGGTGCACGGCAGCTTGTCCTTTCGCTACTTCTTGACGCTCAAGGTTGTTGTTAATCTCCGCTTTCATCATGTACTTCGTCACTTCTTCTTCAATTGTGGCAATCATGTTTTCAAACATTGCAAAGCCTTCCATTTGATACTCGCGAAGTGGATCCGTTTGACCATATGCACGAAGATGAATACCTTGACGCAGCTGATCCATCGCATCAATATGATCCATCCATTTTGAATCAACCGCGCGAAGAACAACAACTTTTTCAAACTCACGCATTTGTTCTGGCTCAAGCTGATCTTCTTTTTCGTTATAGCGTGCTTTTGCATAATCAACAAGCATTTCTACAATTTCTTCAGGCTCTTTACGGCGTAACATTTCTTCCGTAATTTGCCCTTCATCTAGAATATTAGCATTTACATAATCAACGATACCTTGTAAATTCCAATCTTCTTCTAACTCATCACCTGGTGTATACGTAGCGACAACTCGTTCAACTGTTGATTGGATCATACGCTCTACAATATCACGCAGATTTTCTGAATCCAATACTTCAAAACGCTGCTTGTAGATTACTTCACGCTGCTGACGTAATACATCATCATATTGAAGCAATTGTTTACGCGCATCGAAGTTGTTACCTTCTACTCGTTTTTGTGCAGATTCAACGGCTCTTGTCACGATTTTACTTTGAATTGGCTGTGAATCGTCCATACCAAGGCGATCCATCATGGACATCATGTTATCAGAGCCAAAGCGACGCATTAGCTCATCTTCCATTGAAAGATAAAATTGAGAAACCCCAGGGTCCCCTTGACGACCAGCACGACCACGCAGCTGGTTATCAATACGACGAGATTCATGACGTTCTGTACCAATTACAGCTAAGCCGCCTGCTTCAATAACACCTTCGCCTAATTTAATATCTGTTCCACGTCCAGCCATGTTTGTTGCAATTGTCACCGCGCCTTTTTGACCAGCATTTTCAATAATATCAGCTTCACGCTCATGCTGCTTTGCATTTAAAACGTGGTGTTTAATGCCTTTTTTCTTTAATAATGAAGACAACAGCTCAGACGTTTCAATGGCTACTGTACCAACAAGCACAGGCTGTCCGTTCGCATAGCGCTCAGCAATATCTTCTACAACGGCCTTGAACTTGCCTTCCATTGTTTTATAAATTAAGTCTGCTTTGTCATCACGGGCAATGTCTTTATTCGTTGGGATTACAACTAC from Bacillus sp. 1780r2a1 encodes the following:
- a CDS encoding peptidoglycan DD-metalloendopeptidase family protein — its product is MKRKVLTVTAAAFVGLSGVWLSSGNIAYANGDIDKKISDLNEKSSNVNKNINEGKEEIKSLQEQQKKTEAEMKRLDAKIGETNEKIRSRESEISETKKEIEKLKKEIEEVKERIEKRNELLKDRAVALQESGGSVDYMQVLLGSQSFGDFISRVSAVSTIVEADRELLIQHEQDKKELQTKETAVQTKLDSLEKALKELETLSADLEKQVAEKDKLIATLQSQEQSANDEIVGLEEEAALLADQKKAAEGEKAAWEQEQREKAKAAAEAKAKAEAEAKASQSQPAAKSAPSAAPAQKAEAAPAPAVTSGSFMRPANGPVTSRFGYRETFGRMHYGIDIGKRGGSVPIVSVADGTVIRAYYSSSFGNVVFVRHNVNGQTWVSVYAHLESYNVSSGQSIGKGQQLGYMGNTGRSFGAHLHFELHKGDWQGSSSAVNPENYINF
- the ftsX gene encoding permease-like cell division protein FtsX; its protein translation is MKARTFGRHLREGAKSLSRNGWMTFASASAVTVTLLLVGVFLTLMLNLNHVANLIENDVEIRVHVDPAATDEEQSAIEEELKAISRVDTVSFSSKDKELKSLIDSMGEEGKAFEPFEQQNPLNDVFIVKTKTPNDVAKVATEIEKYSNVTNVQYGQGEVEKLFNVLEVARNIGIALIIGLLFTAMFLISNTIKITIVARREEIEIMRLVGATNLFIRWPFFIEGLLLGLLGSIVPIGVLIGVYTFVFNQSEPKFNGYFELLPTFPFTLQIALLLAVIGGFIGVWGSMLSVRKFLKK
- the ftsE gene encoding cell division ATP-binding protein FtsE, producing MIEMQNVYKTYPNGVKAINGISIKINQGEFAYIVGPSGAGKSTFIKMMYREEKPSTGDIIVNGSNVAKIKSHKVPIFRRNIGVVFQDFKLLPKLTVYENVAFALEVIEQHPEEIKKRVMEVLDLVKLKNKMRAFPDELSGGEQQRVSIARSIVNKPKVVIADEPTGNLDPETSWEIMDIFEEINKSGTTILMATHNREIVNAIRKRVIAIENGKVVRDEVRGDYGYEG
- a CDS encoding cytochrome c, translated to MKKLALAIIAGASLTLAACGGGNESSETASEASGEELYQQNCSGCHGQNLEGARGPNLEKAGAKYSQEEIEDIINNGKGSMPKGLVNEQEASKIAEWLAEKK
- a CDS encoding YitT family protein, which produces MKRSQRDVFSASDRLLQIVYVIVGASIVAVAFNIFLLPNRIASGGVSGISTILNALFGWSPAYVQWAFNVPLFLLGALLLGWQFGARTLVGTVFLPFVVLLTSDIQPATTDPLLGALFGGIGVGGGLGLVFRGHASTGGTDLAAQIIHKYTSLSLGICVALIDGLIVIAAALVFDLERGLYALIGLYVTSKTIDLVQVGVGRSKMALIITNKEKEVRHEILHTIDRGVTRLSAYGGYTDEERPILMVVVEQTEFTKLKQTVKAIDPSAFVIVADASEVLGEGFKRS
- the prfB gene encoding peptide chain release factor 2 (programmed frameshift), which translates into the protein MDLVEIKQELEKTAKRLADFRGLFDLDNKQARIDELDERMADPSFWDDQQAAQTVINEANGLKDAVNQFNHLDETYENLQVSYELVKEEYDEDLASELVDELKELTSGMNEFELQLLLSEPYDKNNAILELHPGAGGTESQDWGSMLLRMYTRWAEKKGFKVETLDYLPGDEAGIKSVTLLIKGHNAYGYLKAEKGVHRLVRISPFDSSGRRHTSFVSCDVMPEFNDEINIDIRTEDLKVDTYRASGAGGQHINTTDSAVRITHLPTNVVVSCQTERSQIKNREQAMKMLKSKLYQLEIEKQQEQLAEIRGEQKDIGWGSQIRSYVFHPYSLVKDHRTNTEIGNTQSVMDGDINLFIDAYLRSHI
- the secA gene encoding preprotein translocase subunit SecA, yielding MLGLFKKVFDGNQRQIGRLERMAEQIDALGPDIASLTDDQLREKTVDFKERYQNGESVDDMLTEAFAVVREAAKRVLGMYPYKVQLMGGISLHEGNISEMKTGEGKTLTATMPVYLNAITGKGVHVVTVNEYLASRDATEMGRLYEFLGLTVGLNLNSLTKDEKQEAYAADITYTTNNELGFDYLRDNMVLYKEQMVQRPLHFAVIDEVDSILIDEARTPLIISGTAQKSTALYIQANAFVRTLDKETDYTFDVKTKSVQLTEDGMSKAEKAFGIENLFDISHVALNHHINQALKAHVTMQNDVDYVVEDGKVVIVDQFTGRLMKGRRFSDGLHQAIEAKENVDIQNESMTLATITFQNYFRMYEKLAGMTGTAKTEEEEFRNIYNMQVVVIPTNKDIARDDKADLIYKTMEGKFKAVVEDIAERYANGQPVLVGTVAIETSELLSSLLKKKGIKHHVLNAKQHEREADIIENAGQKGAVTIATNMAGRGTDIKLGEGVIEAGGLAVIGTERHESRRIDNQLRGRAGRQGDPGVSQFYLSMEDELMRRFGSDNMMSMMDRLGMDDSQPIQSKIVTRAVESAQKRVEGNNFDARKQLLQYDDVLRQQREVIYKQRFEVLDSENLRDIVERMIQSTVERVVATYTPGDELEEDWNLQGIVDYVNANILDEGQITEEMLRRKEPEEIVEMLVDYAKARYNEKEDQLEPEQMREFEKVVVLRAVDSKWMDHIDAMDQLRQGIHLRAYGQTDPLREYQMEGFAMFENMIATIEEEVTKYMMKAEINNNLERQEVAKGQAAVHPKEGDAPAKKKPKVNAVDVGRNDTCICGSGKKYKNCCGKEA